The following proteins come from a genomic window of Flavobacterium eburneipallidum:
- a CDS encoding helix-turn-helix domain-containing protein, which yields MTNKQIIRVKTITEGHRLQMLPKPAHPLISIVDLKDMKPHNFAGVNVVMDFYIISLKKDDLKMPYGHQEYDYNEGVMGFIAPNQILTGPPTAPRSDREGWMLFIHPDFLWNTPLAKKIKQYEFFDYAINEALFLSDKEEIIINGIIESIKNEYNSNIDKFSQDIIISHLETLLNYSERFYQRQFITRKITNTKLLNRLEDIVTNYFATTDLISKGLPTVQYIAENLNISTKYLSSMLKQTTGLTTQQHIHEKLIEMAKEKLSTTELSISEIAYSLGFEHPQSFSKLFKAKTNKSPLEFRQAFN from the coding sequence ATGACAAACAAACAGATAATCCGAGTTAAAACAATTACCGAAGGACATCGACTGCAAATGCTACCTAAACCAGCACATCCGTTGATAAGTATTGTAGATTTGAAAGATATGAAACCTCATAATTTTGCAGGTGTAAATGTGGTTATGGATTTTTATATTATATCATTAAAAAAAGATGATCTAAAAATGCCTTATGGTCACCAAGAGTATGATTATAATGAAGGAGTTATGGGGTTTATTGCGCCCAATCAGATTTTAACAGGTCCCCCGACTGCACCTCGTTCTGACCGTGAAGGCTGGATGCTGTTCATACATCCTGATTTCTTATGGAATACTCCATTAGCCAAAAAGATAAAGCAGTACGAATTCTTTGATTATGCAATCAACGAAGCCTTGTTTCTTTCAGACAAAGAAGAAATTATCATCAACGGAATAATAGAAAGCATCAAAAACGAATACAATTCTAATATTGACAAATTCAGTCAAGATATTATTATTTCGCATTTGGAAACTTTACTCAATTATTCAGAAAGGTTTTATCAACGTCAATTCATAACCCGAAAAATAACAAATACGAAACTACTAAATCGTTTAGAAGATATAGTCACCAACTATTTTGCTACTACTGATTTAATTTCAAAAGGACTGCCTACTGTTCAATATATAGCTGAAAATTTGAATATCTCTACCAAATATTTGAGTAGTATGCTGAAACAAACAACAGGCTTAACTACACAACAGCACATTCACGAAAAATTAATCGAGATGGCAAAAGAAAAACTATCAACAACAGAACTTTCCATTAGCGAAATCGCATACAGTTTAGGTTTTGAACATCCACAATCCTTTAGCAAATTATTTAAAGCCAAAACCAATAAAAGCCCGTTAGAATTCAGACAGGCATTTAATTAA
- a CDS encoding MBL fold metallo-hydrolase gives MNRRKFIKSTITVATIAFVGKLVAGTKSEIQVITSRIKNPDLKTILPSWEGNPVDEEGRFMNLEFPAKNKFSNALKWMLQKNPQKQIKENDTWRMLVITDDNFLNSDEDAIVFLGHSTFFIRLGGKQILIDPVFGTIPLNKRLTQFPISTDKLVNIDYVLVSHAHYDHCDKDSLKLIQKQNPKAKFLTGLKMNSLLNNWIKTAEIQEAGWYQQYDLNDKVEICFLPSRHWSNRTIGDENERLWGAFVMKYKEKTIYFGGDSGYGSHFKEVGELFPNIDVALIGAGAYSPRWFMSANHQDPEHAIQAFNDTKAKMMIPFHYGTFDLSDEPISEASTILKKLVEEKKAINQLKMVNIGEVVLLA, from the coding sequence ATGAACAGACGGAAATTTATAAAATCAACCATTACTGTAGCCACTATTGCCTTTGTGGGAAAATTAGTTGCAGGTACAAAATCTGAAATACAAGTGATAACATCTCGAATTAAAAATCCAGATTTGAAAACCATTTTACCCTCTTGGGAAGGCAATCCTGTAGATGAAGAGGGTCGTTTTATGAATCTTGAATTTCCTGCAAAAAACAAGTTTAGTAACGCTTTGAAATGGATGTTGCAAAAGAATCCTCAAAAACAAATCAAAGAAAACGACACTTGGAGAATGCTTGTGATTACTGATGATAACTTTCTGAATTCTGATGAAGATGCAATTGTATTTTTAGGACATTCCACATTTTTTATCCGTTTAGGTGGAAAGCAGATTCTTATTGATCCTGTATTCGGAACAATTCCTTTAAATAAACGCTTAACCCAATTTCCAATATCGACAGACAAATTGGTAAATATTGATTATGTTTTAGTATCACACGCACATTACGATCATTGCGATAAGGACAGCTTAAAATTAATTCAAAAACAGAACCCAAAAGCTAAATTCCTCACCGGATTAAAAATGAATTCATTACTAAACAATTGGATAAAAACGGCTGAAATACAAGAAGCGGGATGGTACCAACAATATGATCTTAATGATAAAGTTGAAATATGTTTTCTCCCTTCTCGACATTGGTCAAATCGTACTATTGGCGACGAAAATGAGCGGTTATGGGGTGCATTTGTTATGAAATACAAAGAAAAAACAATCTATTTTGGTGGTGATTCGGGATATGGAAGTCATTTTAAAGAAGTAGGCGAATTGTTTCCAAACATTGACGTAGCCCTAATCGGAGCAGGGGCCTATTCTCCACGTTGGTTTATGTCAGCAAACCATCAAGACCCTGAACACGCCATTCAGGCATTTAACGACACAAAAGCCAAGATGATGATTCCATTTCACTATGGCACTTTTGATTTGTCAGACGAACCGATTTCTGAAGCTTCAACTATTCTAAAAAAATTAGTTGAAGAAAAAAAAGCAATAAATCAATTGAAGATGGTAAACATTGGCGAGGTGGTTTTGCTAGCTTAA
- a CDS encoding helix-turn-helix domain-containing protein: MKNTTPHKIKSITELHRLASIQKPHHPLISIIDLAGMENTTDINTVVFDFYVIIMKRGCDTIFYGQQKYDFDEGIMAFLAPGQILRAEESGMPKHIKGWMLFIHPDFLWNTSLAKKIKQYEYFGYSTNEALFLSDKEETMINSITDNIKNEYHSNIDKFSQDVIIAQLELLFTYAQRFYERQFITRKITNSKLLNRLEDLLTDYFDTADLISNGLPSVQYIADNLNISTKYLSSMLKQITGLTAQQHIHEKLIFKAKEKLSTTELSISEIAYELGFEHPQSFSKLFKAKTQKSPLEFRASFN, from the coding sequence ATGAAAAATACAACACCCCATAAAATAAAATCAATAACGGAATTACACCGTTTGGCATCAATTCAAAAACCCCATCATCCACTAATTAGTATAATTGATTTAGCTGGGATGGAAAACACTACCGACATAAATACTGTGGTATTTGACTTTTATGTTATAATAATGAAAAGAGGTTGCGATACTATTTTTTATGGTCAACAGAAATATGATTTTGATGAAGGCATAATGGCATTTTTGGCACCAGGACAAATTTTACGTGCAGAAGAAAGTGGAATGCCGAAACATATTAAAGGATGGATGTTATTCATTCATCCGGATTTTTTGTGGAACACTTCACTCGCAAAAAAAATAAAACAGTATGAATATTTTGGTTATTCTACTAACGAAGCTTTATTTCTTTCTGATAAAGAAGAAACGATGATCAATAGCATCACTGATAACATCAAAAATGAATATCATTCTAATATTGATAAGTTTAGTCAGGATGTAATTATTGCTCAATTAGAATTATTGTTTACTTATGCTCAACGGTTTTACGAACGTCAATTTATTACCCGAAAAATAACAAACAGTAAATTATTGAACCGTTTAGAAGATTTGTTAACGGACTACTTCGATACTGCTGATTTAATTTCAAATGGATTGCCATCTGTTCAATATATTGCTGATAATCTGAATATCTCGACCAAATATTTAAGTAGTATGCTTAAACAAATAACAGGATTGACTGCGCAACAACACATTCACGAAAAGTTAATTTTCAAGGCAAAAGAAAAACTGTCAACCACCGAACTTTCAATTAGCGAAATTGCTTATGAATTGGGTTTTGAACATCCGCAATCGTTTAGTAAATTATTTAAAGCCAAGACTCAAAAAAGTCCTTTGGAGTTTCGAGCTTCTTTTAACTAA
- a CDS encoding Crp/Fnr family transcriptional regulator produces the protein MKQFIDFLLQFGNLNKQQIDFITSKAAALELPKDNYFWEAGKIPKHIGFIVDGIIRVAYYDNKGKEITKYFFDENHLIKDWENFEATFYLEAVTDCKFITFTKKDWKEISDTILDWDKMIEKIMTKHHTEKMNNIGSLISQDATTRYLEFLKKFPNATNRIPLSYIASYLGITQQSLSRIRKNIR, from the coding sequence ATGAAACAGTTTATAGATTTTTTGTTGCAGTTTGGTAACTTAAACAAACAGCAAATTGACTTTATTACAAGCAAGGCGGCAGCATTAGAACTTCCGAAAGACAACTACTTTTGGGAAGCAGGAAAAATACCCAAACACATTGGTTTTATTGTGGATGGCATTATTCGTGTTGCATACTATGACAACAAGGGCAAAGAAATTACCAAGTATTTTTTTGACGAAAATCACTTAATAAAAGATTGGGAAAATTTTGAAGCAACATTTTATTTGGAAGCGGTTACCGACTGCAAATTCATCACGTTTACCAAAAAAGATTGGAAAGAAATTTCAGATACAATTTTGGATTGGGACAAAATGATTGAAAAAATTATGACCAAACATCACACAGAAAAAATGAACAACATCGGTTCTCTAATTTCGCAAGATGCTACGACACGTTACCTTGAATTTTTAAAAAAATTTCCAAATGCAACTAACCGCATACCGCTTTCTTACATTGCTTCTTACTTGGGAATTACGCAACAATCATTAAGCCGAATAAGAAAAAATATCCGCTAA
- a CDS encoding SDR family oxidoreductase, producing the protein METKIKNWTTVDIPKRDKGLAIITGSTEGVGFEDALALSSAGWNVIMMGRNAGKGSQSIAKIREINPKAKVIFEKIDLADLSSIKNFASRMTSRGQAIDLLINNAGVMTPPKRLETKDGFELQFGTNHIGHFALTAQLLPLLRKSTNARVVTVSSIANREGIINFNDLQSESSYAPGKAYSQSKLANLMFAMELQRQSDKYGWGIVSMASHPGVSRTNLLITGAGRWSVAGMARTFLPFLFQPQAQGALPTLYAATSPEAKGGFYYGPNKMSETRGFPTIAKIPSQADDRNVAAKLWVISQKLAKVEF; encoded by the coding sequence ATGGAAACCAAAATTAAAAATTGGACAACAGTTGATATTCCAAAAAGAGATAAAGGTCTAGCAATAATTACCGGAAGTACCGAAGGTGTCGGTTTTGAAGATGCACTAGCCTTATCATCAGCTGGATGGAATGTGATAATGATGGGGCGTAATGCTGGAAAAGGTTCTCAATCAATAGCAAAGATTCGTGAGATAAACCCAAAGGCAAAAGTGATTTTTGAAAAAATAGACCTTGCTGATTTATCTTCAATCAAAAACTTTGCTTCGAGAATGACTTCTAGAGGACAAGCTATCGATCTTTTAATAAATAATGCTGGTGTAATGACACCTCCTAAACGGCTCGAAACTAAAGATGGTTTTGAGCTACAATTTGGCACAAACCATATTGGTCACTTTGCACTGACAGCACAATTACTTCCATTATTACGTAAATCAACTAATGCACGTGTTGTTACTGTTTCAAGTATAGCAAATCGTGAAGGAATAATCAATTTTAATGACTTGCAATCAGAATCTTCGTATGCTCCAGGGAAAGCTTATAGTCAATCAAAATTGGCGAATTTGATGTTTGCAATGGAATTACAAAGACAAAGTGATAAGTACGGTTGGGGTATTGTGAGTATGGCTTCCCATCCTGGGGTTTCACGAACTAATTTGCTTATTACTGGTGCGGGGCGATGGAGTGTCGCAGGAATGGCGAGAACTTTTCTTCCGTTCTTGTTTCAACCACAGGCACAAGGAGCATTGCCTACTTTGTATGCAGCGACATCTCCAGAAGCTAAAGGAGGTTTCTATTATGGACCAAACAAAATGAGTGAAACTCGTGGTTTTCCTACGATTGCCAAAATACCTTCACAAGCTGACGATCGGAATGTTGCTGCAAAACTATGGGTGATATCACAAAAATTAGCTAAAGTTGAATTTTAG
- a CDS encoding SDR family oxidoreductase: MKTALITGANKGIGFEVAKQLLQNDYYVFLGSRNEKLGNEAVEKLKSEGFNNVEAIQIDVTDDTSVNNARIELGEKMETLDVLINNSGINGIEFNVETPIMHTSTDTDVNKFKEVFEVNVFGVIRTTQAFLDLMKKSTEPRIVNVSSSQGSLTLHSDPNFIHYKHKGVVYQSSKAALNMFTLVLAYELRELPFKVNAVSPGSTKTDFNKMLGQGSVADAAKRVVKYATINNDGPTGKFFAEDMNPETGEIPW; this comes from the coding sequence ATGAAAACAGCATTAATTACAGGGGCTAATAAAGGTATTGGCTTTGAAGTAGCAAAACAACTTTTACAAAATGACTATTATGTCTTTTTAGGAAGTCGTAATGAAAAATTGGGAAACGAAGCAGTAGAAAAATTGAAATCGGAAGGATTTAACAATGTAGAAGCTATTCAAATTGATGTTACTGATGATACATCGGTAAATAATGCAAGAATTGAGTTAGGAGAAAAAATGGAAACTTTAGATGTTCTTATCAATAATTCCGGGATAAACGGGATAGAATTTAATGTAGAAACTCCCATTATGCACACTTCCACTGATACTGATGTAAATAAATTTAAAGAAGTATTTGAAGTAAATGTATTTGGAGTGATAAGAACAACACAAGCATTTTTAGATTTAATGAAGAAATCAACTGAACCAAGAATTGTAAATGTAAGTTCCAGTCAAGGCTCACTTACCTTGCATAGTGACCCGAATTTTATTCATTACAAACACAAAGGTGTGGTTTATCAATCATCAAAAGCAGCTTTGAATATGTTTACGCTCGTTTTAGCTTATGAATTAAGAGAACTTCCTTTCAAAGTTAATGCTGTAAGTCCAGGCTCAACTAAAACAGATTTCAATAAAATGCTTGGTCAAGGCTCGGTTGCAGATGCGGCAAAAAGAGTCGTTAAATATGCTACAATTAATAATGATGGACCAACAGGGAAATTTTTTGCCGAGGATATGAACCCAGAAACAGGTGAAATTCCGTGGTAG
- a CDS encoding DUF2147 domain-containing protein has protein sequence MKKIFFVATMLFISLSSFSQKLSADQIIGKWQSEDYKIEIFKSGTTYSAKLLWSKEMFETDGKTPKKDSKNPDIKLRNRSIQGITHITGLKYDADENEFVNGELYSAQNGMILSFKAELKSLNNLESRVYKGVPMMGKTVKWTRTK, from the coding sequence ATGAAAAAAATATTTTTTGTAGCTACAATGCTATTCATATCGCTCTCATCATTTTCTCAAAAATTATCAGCAGACCAAATAATAGGTAAATGGCAATCGGAAGATTATAAAATTGAAATTTTCAAATCGGGTACTACTTATTCCGCAAAACTATTATGGTCTAAAGAGATGTTTGAAACTGACGGTAAAACGCCAAAGAAGGACAGCAAAAATCCAGATATAAAATTAAGAAATCGTTCTATACAAGGTATTACTCACATAACAGGTTTAAAATATGATGCTGATGAAAACGAATTTGTAAACGGTGAATTATACAGCGCACAAAATGGAATGATATTAAGTTTTAAAGCAGAACTAAAAAGTCTAAACAATCTTGAATCAAGAGTTTACAAAGGTGTTCCGATGATGGGGAAAACAGTAAAATGGACTCGTACAAAATAA
- a CDS encoding SDR family NAD(P)-dependent oxidoreductase → MATILITGGHSGLGLECSKFLASKYHYNLILAGRSPEKMQVVASELQQTYKVKVSVIKMDTSSLVSVRSGVAQCLALIDKGEVDNLQAIICNAGVRFNGKVSYTADGYEETYATNYLGHVLLTELLLDKVADNGRIVFTASGTHDPDTSDGKIMGIAAGVTATELANTGKNGAKPISLGKMYATSKLDMIAYVYELDRRLSKSGSSILSIAYDPGATTGTGFLRNMPKPLQWLAETSFMRWVMKRNGVTMGETILSGQFLAAVSADKAYSNGSGKYFQSNNGKLIERRSSKLSYDQQRAKKLWNDTKILIHLQPNEVSKKIQ, encoded by the coding sequence ATGGCAACGATTTTAATAACAGGCGGACATAGCGGATTGGGACTTGAATGTTCTAAATTTTTAGCTTCAAAGTATCATTACAATTTAATTTTAGCAGGGAGAAGCCCCGAAAAAATGCAAGTAGTTGCATCAGAACTGCAACAAACTTATAAAGTAAAAGTAAGTGTCATAAAAATGGACACCTCATCTTTGGTTTCTGTTCGTTCGGGAGTTGCTCAATGCTTGGCATTGATTGACAAAGGCGAAGTTGACAATTTGCAAGCGATTATTTGCAACGCAGGTGTTCGTTTTAACGGAAAAGTTTCTTATACCGCAGACGGTTACGAAGAAACATATGCTACCAACTATTTAGGACACGTTTTATTGACAGAGTTGTTGTTAGACAAAGTTGCAGACAACGGGCGAATTGTGTTTACCGCAAGCGGAACACACGACCCCGACACATCAGACGGAAAAATTATGGGCATTGCCGCAGGAGTTACCGCAACAGAATTGGCAAACACAGGTAAAAATGGTGCGAAGCCAATTTCATTGGGAAAAATGTATGCCACATCAAAATTGGATATGATAGCTTACGTTTACGAGTTGGACAGACGATTATCAAAATCGGGAAGTTCAATTTTATCAATAGCCTATGACCCCGGAGCAACTACGGGAACAGGATTTTTAAGAAATATGCCTAAACCTTTGCAATGGTTAGCAGAAACTTCATTTATGCGTTGGGTAATGAAACGTAACGGTGTAACAATGGGCGAAACTATTTTATCAGGACAGTTTCTTGCAGCAGTTTCGGCAGACAAAGCCTACTCAAATGGTTCGGGAAAATATTTTCAATCAAATAACGGTAAGTTGATTGAAAGGCGTTCTTCTAAATTGTCGTATGACCAGCAACGTGCAAAAAAATTATGGAACGACACGAAAATACTTATCCATTTGCAACCAAACGAAGTGTCTAAAAAAATTCAGTAA
- a CDS encoding TonB-dependent receptor, translated as MKKGKIEFTIDFRKIIILILFFIGYSSFAQKGAIRGKIIDNLTEQPIEGVTVIFLADSTGTNTNPEGLYRLDNLPIGRASVSFSFVGYETVTLSNIDVTSGKDVPLDIRLNATYNTLKEVVLNSRSKKDKPINKLAAVSARQVSVDEITKYAGGRSDVARLASNFAGVSAPNDSRNDIVVRGNSSTGLLWRIDGIPVPSPNHFSSLGTTGSPVSALNPNVMSNSDFITSAFPAEYGNALGGVFDINFRKGNTDNYEYTVGVGALTGFEGMAEGPMGKDGSFLVAARYGLAGVTGGFGTGATPNYSDISFNLDFGKSKLGNFSFFGIAGNSSIEFNGVEDYDEEDLFSAPDEVIEFTSRFGMMGLRHTIALNNFSSIKTTLGGSFSGQIGEIDRIYDFDTPQANLLRFADVDNTEIRMTLSSVYNAKFTNKFSLRSGIMLERYNLQADVANRNEQPDNDGDGYPDFTQRISADDSYTVFQPYAQGLFRFSESFTLNAGIHGQYFSLNETFVAEPRAALTWNLTPVHSLTFGYGLHHQNVPAPLLFLNQNIGGVNLQANRDLDLVRSNHYVLGYDLRPGKGWRAKVEAYYQDISNAAVDNFSSSYSSLTEGADFLFSQDKFNLVSNGKAHNLGLEFTVEKFLSKGWYTLATVSLFEAKYEGSDGIERNSPFNNGYVFNLLGGKEFKVGKNGKNVLSFDSKFSTSGGRYYTPVDLAASQAAGYEILQDDLAFSEQYDPYVRLDFKVGMKINSSRKKVSHQFYIDFQNITNSENVFVRQYNRLTNSVDQIDQIGFFPDFGYKIQF; from the coding sequence ATGAAAAAAGGAAAAATAGAATTCACAATTGATTTCAGAAAAATAATAATCCTAATATTATTTTTCATTGGCTACAGTTCTTTTGCTCAAAAAGGAGCTATTAGAGGTAAGATTATCGACAACTTGACCGAACAACCTATCGAGGGAGTTACCGTTATCTTTTTAGCGGATAGTACGGGAACAAATACAAATCCCGAAGGGCTTTATAGATTAGACAATCTTCCTATTGGTCGTGCAAGTGTAAGCTTTTCATTTGTAGGTTACGAAACAGTTACTTTGTCAAACATTGACGTAACGAGCGGAAAAGATGTTCCTCTTGACATTCGGCTTAATGCAACGTACAACACACTCAAAGAAGTTGTTTTAAATTCAAGATCCAAAAAAGACAAACCAATAAACAAACTTGCAGCCGTAAGCGCACGTCAAGTAAGTGTTGACGAAATAACAAAATATGCGGGAGGTCGTAGTGATGTGGCACGTTTGGCTTCTAACTTTGCAGGTGTTTCTGCACCTAATGACAGTAGAAATGATATTGTTGTTAGAGGAAACTCCTCTACGGGTTTACTTTGGAGAATAGACGGAATACCTGTACCTAGTCCGAATCATTTTAGCTCTTTGGGAACTACTGGAAGCCCTGTTAGTGCACTAAATCCAAATGTAATGAGCAATTCTGATTTTATTACTTCGGCTTTCCCTGCAGAATATGGTAACGCTTTGGGTGGCGTATTTGACATCAATTTCCGAAAAGGAAATACAGATAATTATGAATACACTGTCGGTGTTGGTGCTTTAACAGGATTCGAAGGTATGGCTGAAGGACCAATGGGCAAAGATGGTTCGTTTTTAGTAGCTGCCAGATATGGATTGGCTGGTGTAACTGGCGGATTTGGTACTGGTGCAACACCTAATTACTCGGATATTTCTTTTAACTTGGATTTTGGAAAATCTAAATTGGGTAACTTCTCCTTCTTTGGTATTGCTGGAAACTCTAGCATCGAATTTAATGGTGTAGAAGATTATGATGAGGAAGACCTTTTTTCTGCTCCAGATGAAGTAATAGAATTTACTTCTCGATTTGGTATGATGGGACTTCGCCATACAATAGCTTTAAACAATTTTTCTTCCATAAAAACTACTCTTGGCGGATCATTTAGTGGTCAAATTGGTGAAATAGATCGTATTTATGATTTTGATACACCACAAGCCAATCTTCTTCGATTTGCAGATGTTGACAATACAGAAATACGTATGACACTTTCCTCTGTTTACAATGCAAAGTTCACTAATAAATTTAGTTTACGATCTGGGATTATGCTAGAACGCTACAATTTACAGGCAGATGTTGCCAACCGAAACGAACAGCCAGACAACGACGGTGACGGTTACCCTGATTTTACCCAACGAATTAGTGCTGATGATAGCTATACTGTTTTTCAGCCTTATGCTCAAGGACTTTTCCGATTTTCCGAAAGCTTTACTTTAAACGCTGGAATTCACGGGCAATACTTTTCGCTCAACGAAACTTTTGTAGCAGAACCGAGAGCAGCACTTACTTGGAATTTAACTCCGGTTCACAGCTTGACTTTTGGTTATGGTCTTCATCATCAAAATGTGCCTGCTCCATTACTTTTCTTAAATCAAAACATTGGTGGTGTCAATTTACAAGCCAATCGTGATTTAGATTTAGTGAGAAGTAACCATTATGTTTTGGGCTATGACTTACGTCCGGGCAAAGGATGGCGTGCCAAAGTGGAAGCCTATTATCAAGATATTAGCAATGCTGCTGTGGATAATTTTTCGAGTAGTTATTCGTCTTTAACCGAAGGTGCCGATTTTCTTTTTAGTCAAGATAAATTCAATTTAGTAAGCAATGGCAAAGCGCATAATCTTGGTCTTGAATTTACAGTCGAAAAATTCCTTTCCAAAGGTTGGTACACATTAGCAACTGTATCCCTTTTTGAAGCCAAGTACGAAGGAAGTGATGGCATCGAAAGAAACTCACCTTTCAATAACGGTTATGTTTTTAATCTTTTAGGAGGAAAAGAATTTAAAGTGGGTAAAAACGGAAAAAATGTACTTTCATTTGATTCAAAATTCAGTACTTCTGGCGGAAGATATTACACTCCTGTTGATTTAGCGGCAAGTCAAGCTGCAGGTTACGAAATTCTACAAGATGATTTAGCATTTTCAGAACAATACGACCCTTATGTACGATTGGATTTTAAAGTGGGTATGAAAATAAACAGCAGTCGCAAAAAAGTATCACACCAGTTTTATATCGACTTTCAAAACATAACCAATAGCGAAAATGTGTTTGTTCGTCAATACAACCGTTTAACCAATAGTGTGGATCAAATAGACCAAATAGGTTTCTTCCCAGACTTTGGATACAAAATACAATTTTAA
- a CDS encoding SDR family oxidoreductase, which translates to MNNLKDVLVTGGNGFVGMQIILQLLKKGYFVKTTIRSIKSKDAIIETLEKNGFSDFSKLSFIEAELTKDDNWSIAMQDCKYVLSVASPVFLENPKDEKEAIKPAVEGVLRILKHANKAGVKRVIMTSNFGAVGFSQTDKNRVTTEDNWTDVNLKGLSVYEKSKTLAEKAAWEYIENNGGNLEFVTINPVAILGPSLNSHVSESFGILRNLLDGSMKAVPNIPLNIVDVRDVADLHIRAMLAPEANGHRFIASADGQISMPEIAAFIKKYKPEIANKVTTKIIPNFILRVASLFNSKAKQGVMFLNINRNVSNQKAKNILGWSPISTNENAIIASIESLVKYEFSK; encoded by the coding sequence ATGAATAATCTTAAAGATGTATTAGTAACAGGAGGTAATGGTTTTGTAGGAATGCAAATTATTTTACAACTTTTGAAAAAAGGCTATTTTGTAAAAACAACAATTCGTTCTATAAAAAGTAAAGATGCAATTATTGAAACGCTGGAAAAAAATGGCTTTTCAGATTTTTCAAAGTTATCTTTTATTGAGGCGGAGTTAACAAAAGATGATAATTGGTCTATTGCTATGCAAGATTGTAAATACGTATTAAGTGTAGCGTCTCCAGTTTTTTTAGAAAACCCCAAAGATGAAAAAGAAGCTATAAAACCAGCAGTTGAAGGTGTTTTAAGAATCTTAAAACACGCAAATAAAGCGGGTGTTAAAAGAGTAATTATGACTTCTAATTTTGGTGCAGTTGGATTTAGTCAGACTGATAAAAATAGAGTGACTACTGAAGATAACTGGACAGATGTAAATCTCAAGGGCTTGTCTGTTTACGAAAAATCAAAAACGTTGGCTGAAAAAGCAGCTTGGGAATATATTGAAAACAATGGAGGAAATTTAGAATTTGTAACTATTAATCCAGTTGCTATTTTAGGTCCATCTTTAAATTCACACGTATCAGAAAGCTTTGGTATTTTAAGAAATTTATTAGATGGTTCAATGAAAGCTGTACCAAATATCCCATTAAACATTGTTGATGTTAGAGATGTTGCAGATTTACATATTAGAGCAATGTTAGCCCCAGAAGCCAATGGACATCGATTTATTGCTTCAGCTGACGGACAAATTTCGATGCCTGAAATTGCAGCTTTCATTAAAAAGTACAAACCTGAAATTGCAAATAAAGTAACAACGAAAATTATTCCTAATTTTATTTTAAGAGTTGCATCGTTATTTAATTCTAAAGCTAAACAAGGAGTAATGTTTTTAAATATTAACAGGAATGTAAGCAATCAAAAAGCAAAAAATATATTGGGATGGTCACCAATCTCAACAAATGAAAATGCTATTATTGCTTCAATAGAAAGTCTTGTTAAATATGAATTTTCAAAATAA
- a CDS encoding winged helix-turn-helix transcriptional regulator: MTEEVALQIKNLIAHVQDTLFVLGGKWKLPIIIAIKHGNHRFKDIKEFVPKITNRVLSAELKSLEANKLITRTVCDTSSITVEYKITEYALSVKEVVNTMGDWGANHRKKIK; this comes from the coding sequence ATGACAGAAGAAGTAGCATTGCAAATAAAGAACTTAATAGCTCACGTTCAAGACACTTTATTCGTACTCGGGGGTAAGTGGAAGCTACCTATAATCATAGCTATTAAACACGGAAATCATCGGTTTAAGGATATTAAAGAATTTGTTCCTAAAATTACGAATAGGGTACTTTCTGCAGAATTAAAATCTCTTGAAGCAAACAAGTTAATTACAAGAACAGTTTGTGATACATCTTCTATTACTGTAGAATACAAAATCACAGAATACGCATTAAGTGTCAAAGAAGTAGTAAACACGATGGGTGATTGGGGTGCAAATCATCGAAAAAAAATAAAATAA